DNA from Rhipicephalus sanguineus isolate Rsan-2018 chromosome 11, BIME_Rsan_1.4, whole genome shotgun sequence:
TCATGTGATTGAATTTGGATCAAATGTGGAGGCCATAGGTCAAGTGGGTCTTGTTAAGAAGTAAAATATTCAAAAGGCCAAGTCTCTTGATGCAATACAGGTGCCTAGTTCTTGTGAGCAAGTGTCAGCTGCAAGTACATTTTTTATACGTTCACTGCAAGTTCATGAAAGCTGGTGTATTTGCTGGACTCTTACTAACAAGTTCATGTTAGCTTTCACATATtaaaacttccttttttttactgcattttCTGTAGATTAGCACCAGCATTCTGTTCACAGGGTTCCTATTCTGCATTAGATTTTTGCACCATTTGCAAAATTTGTTACCTAGCTGTGCCCCTGGTCAAGTTTCATTGTTGCTGCATGCTAGGATGGTCATGTTTAGAGGTGAATTAAGGTTTTCACTTTGACACTTGGGGGAAGGGTATGTGgttgtttgataaggcatctgaaATAAGCACATTAGCACCAAATGTACATTTATTGCACGGACGTCATTTTCATTTGAACCTTCTTTAAGTTATATTATTCATTGTTAAGACATGCCCAATCTTTCGTGTGTTCTAGTTTTGTCATTAATATTTGCAAGAATAAATGTGTGTGGCAGTTTGTCTAAATTGGTGGTTTGTTATGTTTTATGTCACAAGTAAGAAGGGGGTTGAATTCGAACCGCTGCTTATGAATGTGCATGGTACTCTAGTGTTGAGTCATTGGTTGTGTTGATAAACAGGTATAAGCATGGTTCCAGTTGTGAATGACACATTCTGGCGTATGAAAAATTGCTGTTTGACACAGGAAGTGCCGTTGTAGGGGCCATGCTCATTTGAGTTTGTCATCTTTGAACCAGCATGTGTTGTGCAGTTATTCATCCTGTGTGTTTGTGCTGTTCAATATTCTGCCGTTTGACTAGCAGTCTAGCCAACATTGATGTGAATTGTGTTTCCATAATAGCTGTTTTTAAAAGCAAATAGGAATCAGAATGGACATATTTGGGCGGTTACCGTTCTTCGAGGGTTTGGATTCTTCGTCCAGCATCGCCTTGGGAACTCCGGCCTCCCCGTCCAGGATGTTTTTCGGGGCTTTTGTCTCTCCACCCAGACGTCTCCACAGGATGCCTGCCGGCGCCTGCGTGACCATCAGCAACACTGTCGCCGTGGTGCCGGACACCAGCGACGCCATGGGCGACCTTCTTAGCACGTCCAAGAGGGCCCACAGCCCTCTCCACCCACTGATCAGCAGCGTGTGCATCACGACCACGGTCAGCATGCAGTCGACCGTGAACCAGGGCCAGCCTCCTTCAAGGTCCGGTCGCCGTCCTAGCCGTGTGGGCGCGTCGAAGTAGGCCCACGGCGCGTCGCTTCCGACAGCGAAGGGCGGCGAAGCCGACATTGTCTTTAGCGCCCCTGTCAGGGCCAGTCCCAAGCAACCGAAGACCAGTGAGACCAAAGCCGAGGGTAGAGGACCGGCATCGACGAGGTACAGGTCGTGGAGCAGCCAGACGCCTCGCCATTGGGCGATCGTGGCCACCGACAGCAGAGGAGTGTAGATGCGACCGGCAAACTCCcgccacggccgctgcagcggccgACGTCGCTGCTGTTGCAGCTGGACTTTGGCATCGGCTACGGCTACCTCGTCGTCTCCGATCGAGCCGAGGGCGTGTTGAGCCAAGTGGGCGGCGAGCACCAGCGCGTGGCCGATGACACAGCATAGCCAGCTGCTGACCAGAGGTCGCTCCGGGAGCACGAACCAGTCCAGGAGGAACCAGACGGCGCGCCAGTGGGCTACCACCAGGGGAGTGCACACCAGTAGGCCTAGCAGCGCGTCCCAGGTCGCCACCACCAGACCGGCTGACGGCTCCATACCCTGACGGAGCGCTATGGCCCCCCACCCAAACCCCTCACGACTTGGCTCCTTGTGAAAGGGTCCTTTAACGCACCGACCTGTTATCGCGGTGTGCCGACGTAGTGGTCTTATCGGTGCCTCCTTGGAACAGCAGATAACGTGTCGGACACTTCACACATACTTGCGTTCCTAAACCTGAACGTCGCGCAGCGGTTGTCCATaaatctttttttcctttgtcttccGCGCCCGAGCACGTGTAGGCCACGATGCGTGCGGTGCTCGGTGACCTGTCGTCCCCGAGGAGAGGTCGGGAGAAGACGAGATACGCAAGCGGATTTACTCAAGGTTTGTCGGCGCGTAATTCTTCGCGCAGCGGCGTGTACGACGTGGAGCACTGTTGTACGTGCGATATGTTATGGATGCAGGCCGAGGGCGCCTTCCTCGCACGACGTCTCGATAAGAAGAGAAAATCAACAGAAAAGGTGGTGTGTCGAAACCCGCGCACTGATACGGAGAGGCCACTTGTCACGACTTGAACTCCGTTGTATACTCGTGGCGAAGAATCTCTCCAGCGAAGAGCCTCACGATTTTCCCGTGTCGATTGGAACTCCCACCGCGTGTCTGTGTTACTGTGTACCTTTGTACGTGTGCTTATATGTGCAATGTCTTCTAGTCAAGGGTAAAAACGGACTGGTCGTCTCATTTCACTACCGCGAGCGCTTTCGGGTCTTGATTCGTAGGCAGAGCTCGCTGGCAGTTGCCTCCTAGGATCGGAAAGTTTAGGTAGCTTATGCTTAAGCGCTTTTTTTCTAGCGTCTTACGACAGATCTTGACCAGACCCGTATGGCGGAAAGTGAATCTTCAGGCAAGTCGTGTAGCAAGTCATGTACGTTGTAAGTCGCAGCTGGCCGCCCTTTATAAATGATCGCGTGCGCACTAGTCAACACCGTGTACTCaccaactgtatatatatataccaggtCACGTTTACACTTCTACTCGTAGATATGAGTCGCCTGCTTCGGAACACACTGCGTCCGTGCACTAACGGCAAGTGGCGTAATGAACACAACCTGCGCTTCCAAGGGCGCCATTTTGTAGCCCTTGTACTTCCGCGGTTCGTACACTTCCGTACGCCTCGGTAGCGAGCTCACTTCCATGTTACACGTTGTCGCTGACTAATGAGCATTACAAACGTCACAATTCCTAAAAATCAGTTTATATGTTCCATCTATTGTGTTATCGTGTTAACGCATTCAATCACGCACGTGTGACGTGTTGTTTTCATTTGTGAAACGTTGATGGCTTGTGTTCGACGGGCATACAATTTGAGATACTCGGGCACTCCAAAACGATGCACTTCTGAGGTCGTGCAAGATAACTGACCTTAACCTACAACAATGCCGATAATTAAACTAACTGAAACCTTGTATACACCTTTTGTGGAGTTGTCTCACCACACGGATAATCGCCATCAATATTGCGTACGCTTCCTGTAACACGCCGAGAAGATAGGTAAGAATTATTATGGGTGTCCAGATAAGCCCGAAAGCGAGCGTTTTTCTTTTATTGGCCGGGCATATAAAAGAGCCTTCCGTATCCTTATCGTCGTGTATTATATGTCTACAGTCGGCGTCAGAAGTTTTTGAGACCACTTGGTCTGAGAAAACCGAAATTTTCaacaatttgtgactgtattcggtcgaagtACGGAAGGTGCATGTTGTTGGTTTGTTTTAGAACACGTTGGGAATTTGAATTCAAGGATATGCCTTCAGAAGCAGCTGGAATATTCACcatttttcttgtgtctcgttgTCCGTGAACTTTTGAAGCCGACTCTAGGTCACTGCATTACGGAAGCCgcgtttacatgaatgcgaccGTATAGCGTGTAGGATTTCCTAAGCGCATCGCGGTATAAGATTATGCGGTAGAATTTACATCCCATTTCGTCCGAAACATGTCGGAACTAGCACGCTGAAAGTGCGTTTAAACTTAGCCGGTGAGCGGAGGTGAGTCGTTTCATttcttctctcccccccccccccccccctgatgcgATGTTCCGTGAATGCCCGTTTGCAGTCTCAAACCACGTCACCGTGGTGTATTTTGCAGCCAAGCCGCATATGACTAGgggaaaccaaaattcgtccgtcctatgtacGCAGACTCCtgcagtcggttacaacctaagagaaATATGTAAACTCCGCCCAGAGAACCGCAGCGCGCCCGCCCTTCACCTGTGGAGGACaatcgtgctagctggtttccgctctaACAGTAAGGGCTTTTTTCTCAGCCAACGTAAATACTGCGCACATTATGAGCTAAAAGTTCGTTGTTACTACCTGAAACATTGGGTTTGGCTTTGCTGCGATGTccgaatccctgacgaaatttaccggGACGTTCAAGTTtgcgacctaaaaccagcgacataaACGTGCGTCTGTATGGAAAAGTAGACTATCTGGAATGCTCGATGAGTTGTAAACGTCATGAAAATCACTTAGCCCTATTGATGGAGCGTTGGTGCTCTGTGGAAGGGGCAGTGATAGCTGGGGGGTTGGAGCTGAAATTtttgcttaggttgtaaccgagtatatatagtgtgtgtataCGGGCCACAGGAAATTAGCAAGCccctctactcaccactggtccactaaaaacgaaggagGGAACACACGGGTGGCAAACACCAAGTACTGTTTCTGGAGAGACGTAACCAATTAAACACCGAAACCGtacatttcagcttcgctggttagctGTTAGCTTGGGCGGTGACATTTTTAATGCGATTCGCTCAATTCTAGCGCACGGACGTCGTTTATCCGTGGATGTAATGCGCCATAGAAAGTGGAATGGATGGGTCACTTTCTCACATTAATGTAAAGCCTGGAGCAATTAGTgatatggaaaaaaaaacagctgaaaCAAACAATGGTCGAGTGTCCCCGTTATTCGAATGCTGGACGTTAGTTTGACGGGCTGTTTTGGTCAGCTGGGACAGCTTTTTACGCGTTTTATCTTTCCAGTATTCATCGACGTAGCGGTAAACTGACTTGTCAAGACTCGATCGAGGCGTCGTTTTTAAACCGGCAGGCTTCAGAGATTCACGAGAAGATGGAGAATTGAAGGGATAAATATTCTTGAAGACGGGATGTCGCTGAAGCCAGCTGGCGTTTCAATAAGTGTtcgtcttgaagaagacaagaccacttgtctaACCTAACCTACTCTAAAGGCCTTGAAGACAAGACCGCATGTACACGTACGAGCGGCATCCCGGCCATCAGCTGCCCTTATAATTGTTGCGGCACGTGTGACACTGCGATGCCGGACGCGAAAGGCTGCGAGCGGCAACTTTCCCACGGCCTCTATGTGTGTCGCTGCGTCTCCGATACAAGCATGTCAGTATTTAATGGTCGCGAACGAATTTCCAGCGTGTGGAGACAGCTCTTTGTGGAAAACGAGGACGTCTCAAACAAACTAATGTCACCGGCGATCTACAGATCAACGCGAAAGAAATGCGCGTTAGTATATTACGTCGGGAACACCTATAGCTTCCGTTAATCCGTTTCGAACTTTCCTCTTCACCGTAAAGACGTCACCTCCCAGTTCTGCCGCGTTCCTTCCGGGTCATTGTTACCTCGTCATAGCGTTTCCGGTACGTTACGCGACTTCCGGGTGTCAAATAATTACGGTCTCAATTTCCTTTCCGATTCTCATTTCCAGTCTCAAAACACCTCTGGGGTTACAGTTGACTCACGTGCGATCTGTGTCGTGTGTAGCAGCGGACACAAACAGCTTAGTTGCATGCGTACACAGAAAACGGGggcagagagggggggggggggtcacccccgcaatcatctaaggggggcgcgccaagtctgccccatacctttaccgAGTcgtacctgtcccgtcattgtttaaagtacTGGGCTAAGTCCATgcatgtttttgacgataatggtggccgagGACCACTGAAGTTGCATTCTGTAAGAACTGTTTACCTCCCAcgacaccaaagagaaacaatgaa
Protein-coding regions in this window:
- the LOC119374956 gene encoding uncharacterized protein LOC119374956, whose product is MEPSAGLVVATWDALLGLLVCTPLVVAHWRAVWFLLDWFVLPERPLVSSWLCCVIGHALVLAAHLAQHALGSIGDDEVAVADAKVQLQQQRRRPLQRPWREFAGRIYTPLLSVATIAQWRGVWLLHDLYLVDAGPLPSALVSLVFGCLGLALTGALKTMSASPPFAVGSDAPWAYFDAPTRLGRRPDLEGGWPWFTVDCMLTVVVMHTLLISGWRGLWALLDVLRRSPMASLVSGTTATVLLMVTQAPAGILWRRLGGETKAPKNILDGEAGVPKAMLDEESKPSKNAPRGLSWVQRLFEELWHLAAAYACVSVWRGIWMLVDEWLQDDMPAFALLAIGSFLLLQCLYAANNVLTRGVSVDGRGVAFDVAFLAELLTAPSSGLS